CAAACACCTTGAATATGTCAAAGGggcatcacttttatttttaagcagGTACATAAAAGTAAAGTCAGAACAATCATCTATAAAGGTTATAAAATGTCTTTTACTGTTACTTGTTAACATGTCATTAAATTTACATAAATCATAATGAATTAATTCTAGAGGTTCAGTAATCCTAGTTACAGATTTATGCGAAGTTTTAGTTATCTTAGCTTGACTACAACATGCACATTTTCAAATTCATGCAAAGATAACTTAGGAATAAAATTCAATCTACTCGTGTTGCTAATTAATCTTTTATTAACATGACAAAGTTTAGCATGccaaatattaaaaatagaCTACATGTAAGCAGAAGACATTTTCttattcattttaaaattttacttaaatatGTCATCAGTTGCATAACCCTTTCCcacaaatacattattttttgtTAAAGTAAAGAGATTTGATCCTATTATTTGCATGAAGCCGACTTTTTTGAGAAGATATCCTGAGACCAGATTCTTTCGAATTTCATAAGCTTCCTTCAGCACAAGTGTTTTTCCAGATGTAAATTTCAGTTCTTCTTCTCCAATGCGGCCACCTTAGTTGTGTGATGATCTCTTAGAAGAATACTCTTATCCTTAGTCTCATTATAATTTCTAAATAAGCTAAGGTCGTGACAGACATAGTGAGATGTATCGATGTCTAGCCACCAACCTTCAAACCCCCCAATTACATTAACCTCTGTGATCATAGTGACTAAATCATCTTCTACTAAGTTCGCCTACGCAACAAGACAATTCTTGTTTCTATAATGTCTAGCTAAGTGTCTAGGCTTATTACACTTATAACAAACAATTTGTATCATACTTCTGGATTGGGGATTCTAAGTGTTCTTCTGTTTGTTGAAACCTCGTTTCATTTTGCTCCCTTTCAACTTCAGGTTTGGTTTCAGAATTGAGGTAGACTGCTTTCTAAAAATTGCATTCACGTCCTCCTTTTGATCTTATCTTCTCGCTTCCTCTTCTATCCTTAAACGCGTGATGAGGCTTTCCAGCGAGAACTCCTTTGTTTTACACCTTAGAGTTTCTTGAAGTCTTTCAACAAAGGAGGTAACTTATCAATAATAACAGAAACCTGAAATTGATCATCAAGTGGCATACCTTCGCTAATAATTTCATATCAATCTTATATATCTCGTGTGATTGAGCCTCCACAGATATGTCATCAGTCATTTGATACTGGAAGTATCAGCTTATCGCATACTTCTTGGATCTAGCTTCCTCAATATCATATTTCTTCTGTAACGTGTCTCAGACCTTTTTTGCGATTGACATAGTGTTGTAATAATCATACAACTCATCAGTAAGACCATTTAGAAATAAGTTTCTTATAGATGAAGTTTGTTTATGTCCATGCGGTAAGACTATTGATTTACTCATCTGTTGGATTGGTTTTTGGTACTTCTGGTTTTTTAGTGGAACATGTGGTGGCAACCTTCTTCAACGTAAGAaagaacaatattttttttcttccaccTCTTAAAGTGTGCTCCTTCAACGTTGAGTTTAGAAGACATCAAATCACCTTGAAATGGTCCGACCATTGCAATAAAATGGAAACatcttaaaattgttgttgcaAATTACCTAGGAGGAGTGATGCGTTGAGAAGCGCTTTAACGCATAGACATATTGTCTAGATAGAACACGTGCTTCCTTGTCTTGTATCTCACGTAATGTGTTGGTATCTCACCTAGTCAGAACACCTTCTCTAGTCAGCTCGTATATTGGTTAAATCGCCAAATGATCACCTCGCCAACTGGTCAAAATGTCAACTGATCAACTCGCCTACTGGTCAAAACGCCTAGTGATCACCTCGCCTGCCGCCTAGTCAAAATGTGTACTACAAAACAGAAACAAGTTAGAAGAAAGTCTGAGTTGCAGATCTCGCGGCTCTGCTCTTTTGGTGCAAATAGATTTGTGTTGCCTCGTCATCCCTAGGATAAAACAACCATGTTCTTCAATTAGTATTGCACTAAAACTAACCAGAATCTCAACACTCAAATAGACACATTGATGCTCGGTATACTAAAAATGAGAGAACTTTTAAGAGAAAGAAATCGTTGGGTTGTTGTTCTGTGTTAGtaagaagaaaagaatgagaCCCATATACATAGTAAGCGGGGAGAGTGGCTCCAATGGTCATAATAAtaatgacaaaagaaaaattgctGATTTAATTTTCATTCAATTTGAAACGGTTTcggttttgaaattttaatttacaaaaCGTTTATACATAAAAAACggttttgaaaatcaaaaatAGTTTTAgctaaaatataatatattattattgctCTCCTTGCCATGCCCAACCAACGTCGGCGCGCGAGAAGATATCGGCAAACTTACTTTTGCATATCCCCTCTCCCCTTCCAAAACTTGGGTGTCCTTAGGGCCCAAATCCATGAATGAATGTATGAGTTTATAAAGGAGACTTCCACATTGCTATGTGCTATCTAAGAAAACTAGGAATGCATgattagaataaaataataataaatatttgctaagtcaaaattttcatttaacatATAGACTATAATACTCTACGGTCtaaatacatattattataacccACTTTGCGCCATAAACACCCTCTAAAAGTATAAATATtgaaacataaaaatgaaatcaaacaaaactCAAAAGTTAAAAGACTAGCTAGAGAATTGTTTGTTAACTACTTCTTGCCCATCCTTCTTTTTCGTGTTTGATTTGGTGTTAACTATTTCTTACTTGTATTAAAATAATTAGCATAaaaaacacaaactattataaattaACTAAACTAACATAGTTTGCATgccaaataaaaattataatagcCGAACTTAACTCTAAATAAATGTTAAGAGATAAAATAGAAACTAgtctaaaaaattgaaaattaaaatgtatttttctTTCCAAAGAAAATCTTAGGTaagttaattaaaaagaaaaattactttaaaaaatgaatcataaaaagaaaataaaaataatttttataaatagataataaaggaagaaagaaaatatcGTTATCGTAATGAAGGCAAAGTTCATCAACAATAATGCTCgtaaacatataaatatatatgtgtgtgtgtgtaagtATCTATCATGTACAAAAGTGTTTGGAAAAAAGTGATGAAATTGTTGGGTTTTGATGTGAGTTTGAAGAGAAAAATTGATGAGAGTGTCATTTTCCCAAAAATAATTATCGCTAGAAAACAATATCTACAAAATGGGCTTCTCTCTTATAAATCTATGGTCATGAAAGGTGCAGTGAACATGTTTTATTTCTCTACCTCTATCATTTACAATTCCTATTATCCTAATTCATCTTCtactatttatatttttttttctaacaaaattTGTTTAGTATATAAGTTTTATTTGATTAATTCCATAACCGGAGATAAAGAGTTGAACATTTTTGTAGACCTAAGTAGGGGGAAATTAAACCAATAAATTTTGTGATTTATTACATTTAAAGTTAAAGATATATAGTTTTATTAAAGATAGATGGTAAAAAGGGGCATGTGAAGACTACTAAGACTATATAGTGGTATATGTTGCTTTCGATGTGGGACTTTGACACATAATCAAATGTCCTTTTACACTAAtatctctaaaataattaaaactcCTCAATTCCTTCCCCCTTCTTCCCTAACattttcacatttcttttcccttcccttcccttccccTCAATATATTAcctatcattttttatattaaaatgaaaaaaaaaaaaagaaatatatccTATCGTTAGAGTGGATTATTTTTGATGTCGCTATCTTAACCGACATTTCTAAGATTTGACAATTCATAGTCAAATATATGATACACTCTAAAACTTACCTTGTATATCATACATTTAACATTTTACCACGTAGGTAGATGGTTGAAATCTAGTAACTTTTAACAAAGACTTAAGGATTGGATATAATGGTAAATATTTGTTAGAGGACAAGCTGTTGGGCTATAAATCAAAAGAAGAATCAACATCCTTATATTATAGTATATAGTAAAGTGGAGTATAGTGTATGGACAAATTTCCATTAACATCCCCTCACTTTTTCttaataataagaaaaaccTTGAAAATTGCAGGGCTCCAACTTCTGATTTGTAAGTATTAAGAAAAAGACTCTCCTAAAAGACTTTAAACTATCAATatcacatttttctttttctttttttgttttccctAAATAAAAAGTAAGAGGTGGGGTATACATTTGAACTTCATTTTTTCAATaccttaattattaatttttctgTGTTTTactaaaattattaaattgggTAATATACTTCCTTTGGGCCGGGGCTTTGGGTATTATGGGATCAACACTAATTGGTTCCGTTTGAATTCTTGTTTAGTTTTATCTATcccaaattttcaaatatttacgGTTCCAACTCTctatcttttaaatattttaaacttatcattcctttctttttctcttcctctctattttttattttcctccttttttttttatttggttattcaaatcgtatactaaatataaaaaacttgaaaaaaaatatcgaaaatctaaacgatcgagtacaaaaaatagtcaaaatTAAACCTCATgtacataaaaaaataaacgaaaatGTAGACAATATCTTGTatcaaaaaaaattttaaaaaaattatttcccaaatctaaatgatagtataccaaatcttgaaaaaaatcgtttagatttggctatccaaatttaaacgaccaaatataaacgagtaaccaaatctaaacgatcatgtaacaaattaaataaacgagaattgaaaaaataaatcgttaaATTTTGTTATCCAAATTTACACAATAGTAtatcaaacaatagccaaatctaaatgattgtataccaaatatattaggcACGTTGTTGACAACGTGTTAACAGGGtactttttgtatttttcattgtgcaCCTGtgaactttttccattttcgtaattattttatatagtatgaatattttgccgctttattatattttcttttaaagatcCCTTTATCTATCAAATTTATTTATGTACGTCCTATCTCTTCTAATTTATAGTTGAACAACACAAGGTAAGAATTCAAACTCGTTggttagaattttttttaaataatatattttttaaaatatatgtaaaaaatagggtaggaagaaaaaaatatggtaATTTGGGCGCTCTGTACACGACTTTGCTTGAGCTGGCACGTGGATCCcacacctttttctttttttcattattatatatacatatatattaaatttaatattcaAATTTCCCGTTTccaatttctaaaaatatttttacttattaaatatctttccaaattttaaatttcaattttcaaaaatatatttctttatttaatatctttctaaattttaaattttaatctccaattttctaaaaaagatacatatattaacaaaatatgttattaaaaaatatattagatAAACACTTGCACTCCATTgatattaacaaaataatttattgcCATAACtcttttcattttgattctaaaaGAAAATGAGATATTGTACAATAGAATTAGATATTTTGATTCAAAAAAATTAGACATTCTAATTTCTATACAATAGAATTATTCTTAcaacttttttcattttgattataaaaaagattatatattttattaatatcgatggattgtaaatatttatttaatatattttctaCTATCAtgttttattaatatatatcttttttaaaagaattggagattaaaatttggaatttgaaaaaaaaaattggagattgaaatttaaagatttaaatatttaatatatattaaataatgtaaaaaaaaaaagtgtgggGTCCACGTGCAATTTTATTGAAATCGTGTATTCCGTAAGCAAAGTCGTGTACCCCTTACATGATTTCGCCCAAACTTACCatatttttgtcaatatttttcttcgtactctatttttgacataaaaacatattatttaaaaaaaaaagaacattcCATTGATTAAACCAttggtttttaattttaatttttttaaaaataaaaagcgTATTAACAACTCTAAATTTGGTTTGTTAtctaatttctaaattaaaatttgagatTAAAGGTTGTTTATTGAGATGCCACTTACAATTGCTATTTACTATCAATGTCAGTCAAGTCTTACTTTAAAATGAGATTCCACGTCAAATCAATGACCTATATTTCATCATATTAGCAGTTGTTCCATGattaattgaaatatatatatatatattttttttaaatgataagATAGATTCTTGTATGtgtttatttgttatattttgtaaatattttgattaattttactatattttaaaaatataatttaaattcaaacatatGTTTTAGTAATGTGTTTTCCTTTGAATGTTAGAGTCGAGGGAAGATTCTCACCTAAAACTTTTTAAATTAGCAAAAGTATGTAAAAAATAATGagttttttcaaatatataacaaaccaataaaatatttatactatataaaacaattttaaaaacgaaaaaactCCACGGGGTCACAAtatgaaataccaaaaatatctcaATCAACATGTAATTAATCGGTCACACGCGCACGTGAGTAATTTTcttataaacgatcatgtgtACTACAGTTTAAATGAATGATTTACAATCATTTAGGTCataatacacgatcgtgtagctctttttaataatgagaaaaaaacttcaattttgtTGTGTAGCTcattttaacaataaaaaaaagttccaaTTTTAAACGATTGTATTAACTATGATACGTGATCGTTTATATCATATCCACATGATcgtatagttttttttaaaatgaacgGAAAagggtttcaaatctaaacgatcgtgttgatcatgctATACAATTgtgttaactatggtaagcgatTATTTATATCATATTCATACGATCGTATgattctttttaaacgatgagaaaagggtttcaaatataaacaattgtaTCGACCATGCTTAACGATCAAATTGACTAtggtaagtgatcgtttagatcatatcaataCGATCgtgcaatttttttaaacgatggaaaaagaacttcaaatttaaacgatcttattAATATTGACCatagtaaacgatcatgttaataatagtaaacaatcgtttagataatgtaaaaatgatatttaaacgattttgatATTCTCTAATATGAGAAAGACGAAATAGTTTGAGAGATGTGATGTAGCTTCAAAGAATCTTGTcgaaaataatgaaataagaaatttaaatggaataataaattatttaaaaatagaagaaataaatcatttaaaaatagaagaaataaaatctGAAATAGGAGAAGAATAAATTTGAAAGAGAAAACGAGTAAAttgcaagaaaaagaaaaaaaaaaagtgatgaaTTGATGTgaaatttgtaaaaatattaCACCGAACTCATTGACTTTTACTTTTTATTAGTTCATGTGTTTTTGTTCCACTTATCTAAATTAATCTAAAAAGAACATATAGGTTTTTAATCTTTTTCGCATCTCCGGTGGTACTCAATTTTCACTTGTTGGAAAATTAAATTTAGCAAAAAGCAACCTAAAAATTGGTGTAAACTCACCCATTTCAATTATATAACAaccttttaaaatttaaaaataattttgtttttaacaaAAACTTGTGTGGAgggaacattttttttttttcacttttggTTTTAAGGAAATTACATTCACAATTTagaaataaattttgtattttttatcatttaaaaaaaaaaaaaaaaaaacctaaacatAAAGAAAGAGATAGTAAGAAGGCCACTCGCGGTTTCCGCGCGTGTAAGTCGGTCTCGGCCACCACTTCTGCGTTTCACAGTGAACAATGGAAGTCCGAAGTAGGAAGTAAGGAGCTAAACCATGAGCTTCGTCAATCCATTCAACAACTTTTCGAATTCATCTTTAATTCACTCTaccatttctttaatttctttgcaTATTCCAACGAACccctaaatatatatatatttttttttaatttttccccACTATGATCGTCAACCATAAACCCTAGTTTTTTCTATTGTTTGGTTTTCGATTCAACATCCTCCAGCTGCATCGATCCTGCTTTGAACTTGTAAGCAATCATGATTTTTACGGATTTTTCTGTACCCCTAGTTCTAGTTCCAtttgattttcttctctttttgacaTTCTCGAAAATCTTGGGTTTTATCATCGTGGCAGATTACATGAATGGCTTCAGTGCTGCAAGGTGGTGGTGATGCGGGAGGGAATCCCAGAAAGACGGATAATGACAAGTTTAATGCCGGAAAGCAACAGAAACTGAGTAAAATTCCTAAACACGTAGCTCGTAATTCCCTTCAGACTCCCACTGTCGCGGCCACCAATGGCGGTGCTAATCCGTCTTCTCCTTCTCATAATCCGATCGATGCTTTGGTCACGTCTAGGTTTCATTCGGGTCAAAATCACTGCAGTGAACCGGTTAATGCCGAGGAAGTGCCTGTATATACGAGGTTTGAGAACCGAGTTAGGATTAATTTGAATTCAAGATCGAGGTCTGGGATTAAAGAACTTACAACGAAGCTGAAGGGTGAGCTCGATCAGGTTAGGAGCCTCgtgaagaagtttgaaactcAGGAGTTGCAGCTTAGTGGTTATGGTGGTGATGTTGGACATAGTCAATCACAGTTTTCAGCTAATAATTTGGTAGAGAGGGTGGGTACTGTTAGTACAATTAAGGTTAATTCCGAGGTGGGTTCTGCAGATGTGCCTGCTTCGAGGCTTGTTCGATGTGTTTCAGTGGCAGAAAACTTTGGGGAGTTTGCAGAGAAAGAGGTGAGCAAACATAAAACTTCAAAATATGCTTCTACAGAGGAGTTTCCGATGTCAGACTGTAATTTGAATGGAGGTAAGATTGGTCCAGTGCTTAAAAGCTGTAATAATTTGTTGGAAAGATTGATGAAACATAAATTTGGTTGGGTATTTAATGTGCCTGTTGATGCAAAGCGTTTGGGGCTTCATGATTATCATAAGATCATAACGAAGCCAATGGATTTGGGTACCATAAAGATGAGACTAAATAAGAATTGGTACAAATCATCAAGAGAGTTTGCTGAGGATGTGAGACTAACATTTAGCAATGCCATTACATATAATCCAAAAGGGGAGGATGTTCATATAATGGCTGAGCAGTTGTCTAAGATATTCGAAGAGAAGTGGAAGGCAATTGAAGGTAAACAAATTGCTGGTAAGGGATTTCAGGTGGATGATGGCTCAGTTTTACCGACACCCACCTATAGGAAATCTCCAGCTCTTGCCACTCGTCCAGTGGAATCAAGAACTTTCAGTAGATCGGATTCTACGACGAAGCATCTGCCTACCCCCAATCCCAAACAGACCCCCACAGATGTTGCTACTCCTGATAAGAAACCAAAAGCAAAGAATCACGAAATCAGAGATATGACTTATGAAGAAAAACAGAAACTGAGCACGGACCTTCAGGATTTACCATCAGATAAGTTGAATAATGTTGTCAGGATTATCAAGAAAAGAAACCAGGGACTCTTCCAAAACGACGATGAAATTGAGTTGGATATTGGCAGTGTGGATTCTGAAACCCTCTGGGAACTTGAGAGGTTTGTagcaaattacaaaaaaagttTGATCAAGAATAAGAGAAAAGCTGATGCCAATCTTCAATCTGGAGAAAAATTGTCTCACTACTCGATCAATGATACTGTAAGGCTTGCATTAAATTAGTTACAGTTTCAACTTCTTTCTTACGATAAAAGGTCAGCAGGGTAATATATTGTAATGATGCAGGATCTTCTTGCAGTGGCTAAAGCTGGAGGAAAACATGTAGGTCGCAATGCAGGTGAagttattgaaattttttgtAACGTTTCTTTAATGCTTTTCATTCTAAGAATAACTAGACTTTAGATAACAtagaaaaggaataaataaataaataacaaaaggaAAGCATAGCAAAACAATAAACCACTTGATACTAGGTTATTGTCTGGTTTAATATAAAGTTGTTGGCAACCCATCTGCACCATGTTGACGAAAGCTTTGTAGAATGTATAATTGTTAGGGTCATTCCAAATTACCAATTTTCTGTGCATGTGAATAAATTCGTGGCTTTAGCAGTGACTTGTAAAGCTAAATGATTATATAATCTATGAACTATTTTCTAAAACTTCATCCATTTGCTTCTTTGTTGTACCAGACTCTGAAAATGATAGTTTCTCGGCATGTGGGGATGGAAATCAGTCTTCTTCAGGTTGAATTGACTAAGGTAAGGTAAGAAGTCAAAGTCTAGTAGTTAACCCAGTTGCTTGCTTTGAATTCTTGTTGGCTTGGGAGTTCCACATATGAAGGATATTTTGTCATATGTGATTTTTGGCTGAATCAACAAGCTTAAAACTGGCTAACGGTTGGTGTGATAGATATGGGGAGTTTTTGTGGTACTCTTTGTTCTTTCCCAATATTTAACGACTTGCAAACTAAGAAAATGTCTAGAGAGTTGGTAGTTATTTTCTGGGGCGTCCTCATTTTTTTTCAGTTTATTCATTAATCTTCCAGTGATCAATGCATGATTCCTTTTTCTAACCGATTTTACTGAAATAATCCTGTACGAACAATCATATGTTTTGTTCTTTTTGCCattttatttgaagatattTTCCTTCTAGGCCTCTAACCTAATGGTTGTGTCCGTGCTTGCATTTTACCCCAAGATATTGTACCCTGATATCCAATTCCATTATTTATGGTCCTTACTATTTTGTTGCATTTCCCTTTTTCATCATGATAAATTTTCTTGTAGCTTTTCTCAAAGAACCTCAAAACCTTTACCCTTCTTTCTTAcgcaaaattacaaaaaaagaaagaaaaaaatcctTGTACTTTTCCCTTTTTGTAAATAAAGATCCCTGTTCTTTCAAAAGCTATGATATTATCCGGCCATTTGTAAATGTTTCAAATCCACTCTCGTACAATCCGTTAGAATTTACGTATGATAGTGTTCTTGTCCCAACTCCCATTTTCCATTCCAGCTCACTGATGCAACGTTCGAGGcctcaatttttattttcttctaacAATCTAACAGGTTCATATTTCTACTACAAGGGTAATATTTGAATTAAGTGGCTACGtttaaagggttttttttttcctaatgcAGTGTCGTTTTACTACTAGTTTTTAATCGAGGCTTGCAATTCACCAAAAGAGTAACAAGTCATGTTGCGAAGGAAAGCATTTTCTTATGATAGATGAAACTAAATGTGAAATCCGAAATTGATGAGCTTCTTTCTCTGGAACAGGATGAAATAGTTTGGTGACTTAAGAGCAATCTCACTTCCCAAGCAAATTCAGGTTCAGAGGGAAGAGATCAAAAGTAGTGTTTGATAATTTTAGATGATGGATTCAGAAATCTCATTCATGGTTTCCTTTGCAAATTAATCAAATAGCCATTTCCTTCCCTCATTTCCTCTTTTGACAATTTGTAACTCcatatttttgtaaaataaattttagaagATGGCATAAGGCATAAGTCAATTAATTCCCCCTTCACATTCTAGGATTGATCATGTTCCCAAACTTGTTTAAATCCTTGTAACATTTTTATGTTGCAAATAACATTTGTATATATCAAAGCATCCACTTCCCCAAAGATTCGAATTTATGTTTACACTTTGGAAATGAATGTTATGGATGGAACTCAACCCTGAgaaatttaacatttttcttaGGTGGAGTATGAGAATTTGAACCTTCAaacaatgaaacaaacaaagaaacCATTCGAGGACAAAGGCATCTCCACAAAATACAATGAAGGCCTAGACAGCCAAAACCTTGAAATTAAACTACACAAAGTAcatcattcaaatattttacaAATGCTTAACTATGTGTAGTGAGAGCTGCCTTGCCCTACCATACCAATTGGATTTGTGAAAACTTGTGAAACTCACCAGCCcacaaattttataatatattgtacaacacaaataaataatatgcTTAAAAATTACAACACAATCCACTACGAATATAGAAACAAATTTTCCTTAAACCCCTTCAGAACTCAACTGAATACATAGCCATTTATTTTTCTCCAGAATTCAAACGAAGATACTTTTTGCTGATGATTATATAATAGGGAGCAAATTGCAAATGAACCGCTAGTATGGCAAcccaaaaaaaaatgttaaaaccTATTTAGGACCCTCTAAGTGTTATATAGCACTTCTTTCACATAAAAGTCATTACAAGAGTTGAAAACCGAACAAACTTCAAATCAACCCCATAATAAACCAATAAATCAAGCACTGTTCCACTCCAAATGGTTGGACGATTCTCAATATTAAAAATTGAAGATTCTAATGAAGTATCACGGATACAAGGCTAACCAACCACAAATCCCTCAAAAACATGCCATGGGGaattattgataaaatttatACGAGAGAAAATGATCTACCCTAACAAAAAACAGTAAAGCCGATTGCGCGTAAGCAGCATCATCAGTTACAATTGGGTTGGGAAAAGCAAAAATGGATTGAGTTTTATGGTAATGCGGGCAGCAGATATACCTGTCCCGACTGTAAATAATACAAACGTCTTCTAATTTGCATTTGCAAACTGGATTCCTTTCTCGATGGAAGCTTTGAGCTCGGGCTTGAGCTTTTCCAAACCTTCTTTCTCAAAGTCTGAGAGAGGACCCAAATCCAAAACAGACTCTACTCCATTCTTTCCAAGCTTCACCTGTTAGTAAAGGAAAATCGAAGTGAAACAAAATTCATGCTGCAGGAGGATTTCAATTATAAAGAAACACCAACAGTTCAGCTTCAGATGTTGCATGTCTACAGTCAAACAATATTGTCCAAGGAAAAAGTAGTCAAAAAAGAACATGACCAACCTTTGAAGCAAAGAATGGAAGTTCAGTGACGGTTGATTGAACAAACGAACATTCCACAACATCGGGAACTCCATTCAATCCCTTAAGACAAGCATCGGCAAAAAGCGCTCCAGCATACCTGCCAGATACAGTAAAACGTAAGAAGTATACTCACATAACTGACATGGCAAGGAAAATAAGAACAGACTACGAGGAAAGATAAACTGGTCAACTTCCACACCCATATGGCCATATTCAACGGACCAAAGGTTAGTTTGAAAAACACATAATATGTAATTGCAGAGAATTATGGAGAAGCAAAGAAATGAGTTTCTAATGCTAGTGCAAAGAACTCAAAGAAAAGAATTGTTCACCGAGTAATATTCACATCATGACGGTATGACAAGAACACAGCTCAAAAGCCCCAGCTATAAAGTTGAGAAAATAAACTTCTGATAAATAATAATCCAGCAGCAAGAAGAAAAAGTCTTACGCCATGGATAATGTAGCAGAACCCTTTCCTGCCTTTGCTTCCACTACTTCCGTTCCTCCGTCTTGTGTTCGCTTGGTGAGAGCAACAATAGTGTCATCTGTCAAATTAGCT
This region of Cucumis melo cultivar AY chromosome 7, USDA_Cmelo_AY_1.0, whole genome shotgun sequence genomic DNA includes:
- the LOC103492922 gene encoding transcription factor GTE4 → MASVLQGGGDAGGNPRKTDNDKFNAGKQQKLSKIPKHVARNSLQTPTVAATNGGANPSSPSHNPIDALVTSRFHSGQNHCSEPVNAEEVPVYTRFENRVRINLNSRSRSGIKELTTKLKGELDQVRSLVKKFETQELQLSGYGGDVGHSQSQFSANNLVERVGTVSTIKVNSEVGSADVPASRLVRCVSVAENFGEFAEKEVSKHKTSKYASTEEFPMSDCNLNGGKIGPVLKSCNNLLERLMKHKFGWVFNVPVDAKRLGLHDYHKIITKPMDLGTIKMRLNKNWYKSSREFAEDVRLTFSNAITYNPKGEDVHIMAEQLSKIFEEKWKAIEGKQIAGKGFQVDDGSVLPTPTYRKSPALATRPVESRTFSRSDSTTKHLPTPNPKQTPTDVATPDKKPKAKNHEIRDMTYEEKQKLSTDLQDLPSDKLNNVVRIIKKRNQGLFQNDDEIELDIGSVDSETLWELERFVANYKKSLIKNKRKADANLQSGEKLSHYSINDTDLLAVAKAGGKHVGRNADSENDSFSACGDGNQSSSG